The following proteins are encoded in a genomic region of Blastococcus colisei:
- a CDS encoding AMP-binding protein has product MNSPALPSYSSGTSTVPLLGDTIGANLDRTAARVGDHEALVECATGRRFSYPELVAEVDACALGLDAVGVRKGDRVGIWAPNCAEWVFVQYGTAKLGAILVNINPAYRTHELSYVLKQAGISVLVSAPEFKTSDYRAMVAEVRGDCPELREVLFLGSPEWERLLETGRVGDRELLARRAAELSADDPINIQYTSGTTGFPKGATLTHHNLLNNGFFVGEGCGYTEADRVCIPVPYYHCFGMGMGNLGATSHGATMVIPAPGFDPALTLTAVQDERCTSLYGVPTMFIAELGLPDFADYDLSSLRTGIMAGSPCPVEVMKRVVSEMGMTEVTICYGMTETSPVSTQTGADDDIDRRTSTVGRVHPHLEVKVVDPVTGLTVPRGEPGEFCTRGYSVMLGYWNEPEKTAEVIDAARWMHTGDLAVMDDEGYLNIVGRIKDMVIRGGENVYPREIEEFLYSHPDVVDAQVIGVPDERFGEELMAWVRLREGAEPLTAEALRDFCAGKLAHYKVPRYVKVVDEFPMTVTGKIRKVEMRQVSVEELGLQSAASVHNA; this is encoded by the coding sequence GTGAACTCGCCCGCGCTGCCGTCCTACAGCAGCGGGACCTCCACGGTCCCCCTGCTGGGCGACACGATCGGGGCCAACCTGGATCGGACGGCGGCGCGGGTGGGCGACCATGAGGCGCTGGTCGAGTGCGCCACGGGGCGCCGGTTCAGCTATCCGGAGCTCGTCGCCGAGGTCGACGCGTGCGCGCTGGGCCTCGACGCGGTGGGCGTGCGCAAGGGCGACCGGGTCGGCATCTGGGCGCCGAACTGCGCCGAGTGGGTGTTCGTGCAGTACGGGACGGCGAAGCTCGGCGCGATCCTGGTCAACATCAACCCGGCCTACCGCACCCACGAGCTGTCGTACGTTCTGAAGCAGGCCGGGATCTCGGTGCTGGTCAGTGCGCCGGAGTTCAAGACCAGCGACTACCGGGCCATGGTCGCCGAGGTCCGCGGCGACTGTCCCGAACTGCGCGAGGTGCTGTTCCTCGGCAGCCCCGAGTGGGAGCGGTTGCTCGAGACCGGCCGGGTCGGCGACCGCGAGCTGCTGGCCCGCCGTGCGGCCGAGCTGTCGGCCGACGACCCGATCAACATCCAGTACACCTCCGGGACGACGGGCTTCCCGAAGGGCGCGACGCTCACCCACCACAACCTGCTCAACAACGGGTTCTTCGTGGGCGAGGGCTGCGGCTACACCGAGGCCGACCGCGTCTGCATCCCGGTGCCCTACTACCACTGCTTCGGCATGGGCATGGGCAACCTCGGAGCGACCAGCCACGGCGCGACGATGGTCATCCCGGCGCCCGGGTTCGACCCCGCGCTCACGCTGACGGCCGTGCAGGACGAGCGCTGCACCTCGCTGTACGGCGTCCCGACGATGTTCATCGCCGAGCTCGGGCTGCCCGACTTCGCCGACTACGACCTCTCCAGCCTGCGCACCGGCATCATGGCCGGCTCGCCGTGTCCGGTGGAGGTGATGAAGCGGGTGGTCAGCGAGATGGGCATGACCGAGGTGACCATCTGCTACGGCATGACCGAGACCTCACCGGTGTCCACCCAGACCGGCGCGGACGACGACATCGACCGGCGCACCTCCACCGTCGGGCGGGTGCACCCGCACCTGGAGGTCAAGGTCGTCGACCCGGTCACCGGACTGACCGTGCCCCGGGGAGAGCCCGGGGAGTTCTGCACCCGCGGCTACTCGGTGATGCTCGGCTACTGGAACGAGCCGGAGAAGACGGCGGAGGTCATCGACGCGGCACGGTGGATGCACACCGGCGACCTCGCGGTCATGGACGACGAGGGCTACCTGAACATCGTCGGCCGGATCAAGGACATGGTGATCCGCGGCGGGGAGAACGTGTACCCGCGGGAGATCGAGGAGTTCCTCTACAGCCACCCCGACGTCGTCGACGCCCAGGTGATCGGGGTGCCCGACGAGCGGTTCGGCGAGGAGCTCATGGCCTGGGTGCGGCTGCGCGAGGGCGCCGAGCCGCTGACCGCCGAGGCGCTGCGCGACTTCTGCGCCGGCAAGCTCGCCCACTACAAGGTGCCGCGCTACGTCAAGGTCGTCGACGAGTTCCCGATGACCGTCACCGGGAAGATCCGGAAGGTCGAGATGCGGCAGGTGTCGGTCGAGGAGCTCGGCCTGCAGTCCGCGGCGTCGGTCCACAACGCCTGA
- a CDS encoding NF041680 family putative transposase, translating to MAAMDSLDPAGAVDQSSAAAGLTRLREFRGEVYQCLGRRGDELFELTDALLCAEGPVKSLVGLCLAPEHRRGHGALYDALNSGRVDADRLRVALAALPLPRMFGGRIVLAVDVSPWLRPDAATCPDRLFCHVYGRGRNADQRIPGWPYQVVAALESGPTSWTAILDAVRLGPADDATAVTAAQLRAVVGRLTGAGHWRPGDPAIMVVMDSGYDVARLAFVLADLPVHLVGRIRADRVMLAATPPRGHDSRGGRPRKHGAVMALADEATWPVPTTQASSPTARYGTAQVCSWDRMHPRLAHRGPWADHDGPLPIVEGTVIRLQVEHLPGQREAKPVWLWSSVTGPDDVDIDDLVEEVARCWQAYLRRFDLEHTFRLFKQTLGWTAPKIRSPEAGDRWTWLVIAAHTQLRLARHLAVDLRRPWEKPLPPERLTPARVRRGFRHLRAKTGHPASAPKPSRPGPGRPPGVKNRRQATRHDVGKTVRRDTTSPGDHQIRG from the coding sequence GTGGCCGCGATGGACAGTCTGGACCCAGCCGGTGCGGTTGACCAGAGCTCAGCCGCGGCAGGGTTGACGCGGCTGCGGGAGTTCCGCGGCGAGGTGTACCAGTGCCTGGGCCGGCGTGGCGATGAGCTGTTCGAGCTCACCGACGCACTGCTGTGCGCCGAGGGACCGGTGAAATCCCTGGTGGGGCTGTGCCTTGCTCCGGAGCATCGCCGTGGTCACGGCGCGCTGTACGACGCGCTCAACAGCGGACGAGTCGACGCCGACCGGCTGCGCGTCGCGCTGGCCGCGTTGCCGCTGCCGCGGATGTTCGGTGGGCGGATCGTGCTGGCCGTCGACGTCTCCCCGTGGCTGCGCCCGGACGCCGCGACCTGTCCCGACCGGCTGTTCTGCCATGTCTACGGGCGCGGGCGGAACGCCGATCAGCGGATTCCGGGCTGGCCCTATCAGGTCGTGGCCGCCCTGGAGAGCGGGCCCACCAGCTGGACGGCGATCTTGGATGCGGTGCGGCTGGGCCCGGCAGATGACGCGACCGCGGTCACCGCCGCCCAGCTGCGCGCGGTCGTGGGTCGGCTGACCGGCGCCGGGCACTGGCGCCCCGGTGACCCGGCGATCATGGTGGTGATGGACTCCGGGTACGACGTGGCCCGGCTGGCGTTCGTGCTCGCCGACCTGCCCGTGCACCTGGTCGGGCGGATCCGCGCCGACCGGGTGATGCTGGCCGCCACGCCGCCGCGGGGCCATGACTCCCGCGGCGGACGCCCCCGCAAGCACGGCGCCGTGATGGCCCTGGCCGATGAGGCCACCTGGCCGGTACCGACCACGCAGGCCAGCTCACCCACCGCGCGCTACGGAACGGCGCAGGTGTGCTCCTGGGATCGCATGCATCCGCGGCTGGCTCACCGCGGCCCCTGGGCCGACCACGACGGCCCGCTGCCGATCGTGGAAGGCACCGTGATTCGGCTGCAGGTCGAGCACCTGCCCGGACAGCGCGAGGCCAAGCCGGTCTGGCTGTGGTCATCGGTGACCGGCCCCGACGATGTCGACATCGACGACCTGGTCGAGGAGGTGGCCCGCTGCTGGCAGGCCTACCTGCGCCGCTTCGACCTGGAGCACACCTTCCGCCTGTTCAAGCAGACCCTGGGCTGGACCGCCCCGAAGATCCGCTCACCGGAGGCCGGCGACCGCTGGACCTGGCTGGTCATCGCCGCCCACACCCAGCTGCGCCTGGCCCGCCACCTCGCCGTCGATCTCCGGCGGCCCTGGGAGAAGCCGCTACCTCCCGAGCGGCTGACCCCGGCGCGGGTGCGCCGGGGGTTTCGCCACCTGCGCGCGAAGACCGGCCACCCGGCCAGCGCGCCGAAACCCTCCCGCCCGGGACCGGGACGCCCTCCCGGAGTGAAAAACCGGCGCCAAGCCACCCGTCATGACGTCGGCAAGACCGTCAGACGGGACACCACCAGCCCGGGCGACCACCAGATCAGGGGTTAA
- a CDS encoding helicase C-terminal domain-containing protein: MPTDPPATLAGWLRTRSDEQLSALLAARPDVARPAPSDLVALASRLAVPVAVDRALDELDAATLQVLDVVLLAPTDGMAPDELFAALPDVPDDVLAAGLERLTTRALLWGDDVLHAPDPVRRAVRHPAGLGRRSTELRVQLPGDLTAAIGELVPEEREVLERLATERPVGHLPDSPSDARTPARRLLQRGLLARIDALNVELPREIGLHLRGDRPYGPPRLRPKPAAAAHEQSSVDRRAAGAALESVGKVGELLTLLEEEPAGLLRSGGVGVRDQKRLARVLHLGEPEAAWLLELAYAAGLLDVGGPHRDEWLPTRAYDIWREQDLADRWAVLAAGWLGGVRLPSLVGQRDVAGKAVNPLSPDLTRHTAPAIRRSALTVLAEYPPGSGLAAPDLVALLRWRTPRRADRLAPVPGMLEEAARLGVLVGGVLSTAGRGLLTRGEDGAAMSMRGLLPEPVDHVLAQPDLSLIAPGPLVAELADTLAVVADVESSGGATVFRVSESSVRRALDSGWSASDLHDFFARASRTPVPQALDYLIDDVARQHGRLRVGSIESYVRSDDHGLLSQVLNDRRTAAAELRRLAPGVLVSGLGADEVLTVLREAGYAPAGEQAGGAVLTRPPARPRAMGRRTGTESAPAPRRLTADEVGATVRQMRAGDAALSARRGEAVRQVPGVTTATTLELLSRAVREGAAVWLGYVDAQGSGSQRVVRPVSLVGGFLQGYDERRGENSTFAVHRITSVALVEEEAPAAESG; the protein is encoded by the coding sequence ATGCCCACGGACCCCCCTGCGACGCTCGCCGGCTGGCTGCGCACCCGCAGCGACGAGCAGTTGAGCGCGTTGCTGGCGGCCCGTCCCGACGTGGCGCGCCCCGCTCCCTCCGACCTCGTCGCCCTCGCCAGCCGGCTCGCGGTCCCGGTCGCGGTCGACCGCGCGCTCGACGAGCTGGATGCCGCGACCCTCCAGGTGCTCGACGTCGTCCTGCTCGCGCCCACCGACGGCATGGCGCCCGACGAGCTGTTCGCCGCGCTGCCCGACGTGCCCGACGACGTCCTCGCCGCCGGACTCGAGCGGCTCACCACCCGGGCGCTGCTCTGGGGCGACGACGTCCTGCACGCGCCGGACCCGGTGCGGCGTGCCGTCCGGCACCCGGCGGGTCTCGGCCGGCGGTCCACCGAGTTGCGCGTGCAATTGCCCGGCGACCTGACGGCCGCGATCGGCGAGCTGGTCCCGGAGGAGCGCGAGGTGCTGGAGCGCCTCGCCACCGAGCGGCCCGTCGGCCACCTGCCCGACTCCCCGTCCGACGCGAGGACGCCGGCCCGTCGCCTCCTCCAGCGCGGCCTGCTCGCCCGGATCGACGCGCTCAACGTGGAGCTCCCCCGCGAGATCGGCCTGCACCTGCGCGGCGACCGGCCCTACGGCCCGCCGCGGCTGCGCCCGAAGCCCGCGGCGGCCGCCCACGAGCAGTCGTCGGTGGACCGGCGGGCGGCCGGGGCGGCGCTGGAGAGCGTGGGCAAGGTCGGCGAGCTGCTCACCCTGCTCGAGGAGGAACCGGCCGGCCTGCTGCGCAGCGGCGGGGTCGGCGTCCGTGACCAGAAGCGGCTGGCCCGCGTGCTGCACCTCGGCGAGCCGGAGGCCGCCTGGCTACTGGAGCTCGCCTACGCCGCCGGGCTGCTCGACGTCGGAGGCCCGCACCGCGACGAGTGGCTGCCCACGCGCGCCTACGACATCTGGCGGGAGCAGGACCTGGCCGACCGCTGGGCCGTGCTGGCGGCCGGCTGGCTGGGCGGGGTCCGGCTGCCGTCGCTGGTCGGGCAGCGGGACGTCGCCGGCAAGGCGGTGAATCCGCTCTCGCCGGACCTGACCCGGCACACCGCCCCGGCGATCCGGCGGTCGGCGCTCACCGTGCTGGCGGAGTACCCGCCCGGCTCCGGGTTGGCGGCTCCCGACCTGGTCGCCCTGCTCCGCTGGCGCACCCCGCGCCGGGCAGACCGGCTCGCCCCCGTGCCCGGGATGCTCGAGGAGGCCGCCCGGCTGGGCGTGCTGGTCGGGGGCGTGCTGTCGACGGCGGGCCGCGGCCTGCTGACCCGCGGTGAGGACGGCGCGGCGATGAGCATGCGCGGGCTGCTGCCCGAGCCGGTCGACCACGTGCTGGCCCAGCCCGACCTCTCGCTGATCGCCCCGGGCCCGCTGGTGGCCGAGTTGGCTGACACGCTCGCCGTCGTCGCCGACGTGGAGTCCTCCGGTGGCGCCACGGTCTTCCGGGTCTCGGAGTCCAGCGTCCGCCGCGCGCTGGACTCCGGCTGGTCGGCGTCGGACCTGCACGACTTCTTCGCCCGCGCCTCCCGCACGCCCGTGCCGCAGGCGCTGGACTACCTGATCGACGACGTCGCCCGGCAGCACGGACGCCTGCGGGTCGGGTCGATCGAGTCCTACGTGCGGTCCGACGACCACGGGCTGCTCTCGCAGGTGCTCAACGACCGCCGGACCGCCGCCGCCGAGCTGCGCCGGCTGGCCCCCGGCGTCCTGGTCAGCGGTCTCGGGGCGGACGAGGTGCTCACCGTGCTGCGGGAGGCCGGCTACGCACCGGCCGGCGAGCAGGCCGGTGGCGCCGTCCTCACCCGTCCGCCGGCCCGTCCGCGGGCGATGGGCCGACGGACCGGCACGGAGTCCGCGCCCGCGCCCCGCCGGCTGACGGCCGACGAGGTCGGCGCCACGGTGCGGCAGATGCGCGCCGGGGACGCGGCCCTGTCGGCCCGTCGCGGCGAGGCCGTGCGACAGGTTCCCGGCGTGACCACCGCGACGACGCTGGAGCTGCTCTCCCGCGCGGTCCGCGAGGGCGCGGCGGTGTGGCTCGGCTACGTCGATGCCCAGGGCAGCGGCAGCCAGCGCGTGGTGCGCCCGGTGTCGCTGGTCGGTGGTTTCCTCCAGGGGTACGACGAGCGCCGCGGCGAGAACAGCACCTTCGCGGTGCACCGGATCACCTCGGTGGCCCTCGTCGAGGAGGAAGCACCGGCCGCCGAGAGCGGTTGA
- a CDS encoding DNA repair helicase XPB, with the protein MSDGPLIVQSDKTLLLEVDHPLAKECRAAIAPFAELERSPEHVHTYRVTPLALWNARAAGHDAEQVVDALVRFSRYPVPHALLVDVADTMDRFGRLTLANHPVHGLVLTSSDRAVLEEIVRSKRVAPMLGARIDEDSVVVHPSERGRLKQALLKVGWPAEDLAGYVDGQAHPIELDQSNWHLRDYQQEAVEGFWAGGSGVVVLPCGAGKTLVGAAAMAEAKATTLILVTNTVAGRQWKRELIARTSLTEEEIGEYSGERKEIRPVTIATYQVITTRRKGEYRHLDLFDAQDWGLIVYDEVHLLPAPIFRLTADLQSRRRLGLTATLVREDGREDDVFSLIGPKRYDAPWRDIEAQGYIAPAECIEVRVSLDDEERMTYAVAEPEERYRIAATAQSKLPVIRRVLERHPDEPSLVIGAYLDQLEELGAALDAPVIQGSTTNREREKLFDAFRSGEIRTLVVSKVANFSIDLPEAAVAVQVSGTFGSRQEEAQRLGRVLRPKADGRQAHFYTVVSRDTLDSEYAAHRQRFLAEQGYAYTIVDAADLAGPGEVNGPDWVDEPAD; encoded by the coding sequence TTGAGTGACGGCCCCCTGATCGTCCAGTCGGACAAGACCCTGCTCCTGGAGGTCGATCACCCGCTGGCGAAGGAATGCCGCGCGGCCATCGCGCCGTTCGCCGAGCTGGAGCGCTCCCCCGAGCACGTGCACACCTACCGGGTGACGCCGCTCGCGCTGTGGAATGCCCGCGCCGCCGGGCACGACGCCGAGCAGGTCGTCGACGCGCTGGTGCGGTTCTCCCGCTACCCGGTGCCGCACGCGCTGCTGGTCGACGTCGCCGACACGATGGACCGCTTCGGCCGGCTGACGCTGGCCAACCACCCGGTGCACGGGCTGGTGCTCACGTCGTCGGACCGGGCCGTCCTCGAGGAGATCGTCCGCTCGAAGCGGGTTGCCCCGATGCTCGGCGCCCGCATCGACGAGGACTCCGTCGTCGTCCACCCCTCGGAGCGGGGCAGGCTGAAACAGGCGCTGCTCAAGGTCGGCTGGCCCGCCGAGGACCTGGCCGGCTACGTCGACGGCCAGGCGCACCCGATCGAGCTCGACCAGTCGAACTGGCACCTGCGCGACTACCAGCAGGAGGCGGTCGAGGGCTTCTGGGCGGGTGGCTCGGGCGTCGTCGTCCTGCCGTGTGGCGCCGGGAAGACCCTGGTCGGCGCCGCGGCGATGGCCGAGGCCAAGGCGACCACGCTCATCCTGGTCACCAACACGGTCGCCGGGCGGCAGTGGAAGCGCGAGCTGATCGCGCGCACGTCGCTCACCGAGGAGGAGATCGGCGAGTACTCCGGCGAGCGCAAGGAGATCCGCCCGGTCACCATCGCGACCTACCAGGTGATCACCACCCGCCGGAAGGGCGAGTACCGGCACCTGGACCTCTTCGACGCCCAGGACTGGGGCCTGATCGTCTACGACGAGGTGCACCTGCTCCCGGCGCCGATCTTCCGGCTGACCGCCGACCTGCAGTCCCGCCGCCGGCTCGGCCTCACCGCCACGCTGGTGCGCGAGGACGGGCGGGAGGACGACGTCTTCTCGCTCATCGGACCGAAGCGCTACGACGCCCCCTGGCGGGACATCGAGGCGCAGGGCTACATCGCGCCGGCCGAGTGCATCGAGGTGCGGGTCTCGCTCGACGACGAGGAGCGCATGACCTACGCGGTGGCCGAGCCCGAGGAGCGGTACCGGATCGCGGCGACCGCCCAGTCGAAGCTGCCGGTCATCCGGCGGGTGCTGGAGCGACACCCCGACGAGCCGTCGCTGGTGATCGGCGCCTACCTCGACCAGCTCGAGGAGCTCGGTGCAGCGCTGGACGCCCCGGTGATCCAGGGATCGACGACTAACCGGGAGCGCGAGAAGCTGTTCGACGCCTTCCGCTCGGGCGAGATCCGGACGCTGGTGGTCTCCAAGGTCGCGAACTTCTCGATCGACCTGCCCGAGGCCGCCGTCGCGGTCCAGGTCTCGGGCACGTTCGGCTCCCGCCAGGAGGAGGCCCAGCGGCTCGGCCGGGTGCTGCGCCCGAAGGCCGACGGCCGCCAGGCGCACTTCTACACGGTGGTCAGCCGCGACACCCTCGACAGCGAGTACGCCGCCCACCGGCAGCGGTTCCTGGCGGAGCAGGGCTACGCGTACACGATCGTCGACGCCGCCGACCTCGCCGGGCCGGGCGAGGTCAACGGCCCGGACTGGGTGGACGAGCCCGCCGACTGA
- a CDS encoding IS1182 family transposase, producing the protein MCVQPQSWPEPAPEVAAAVRAAYRRRESPLPVTIRDRLGELFPDREFTEAFGVRGRPGWSPGRLALITVLQMAENLTDRQAAEAVRDKISWKYALGLGLDEEGFDASVLAEFRARVLAHNLEQRVLELLLEVLKAEGLVTPRGRQRTDSTHVISAVRDLNRLELAGESVRAAVEALAAAAPGWLAGVVDVADWAHRYGARVDSWRLPASKAKRADLAGDFGRDALRLLRAVYAEQAPGWLRELPAVDVLRRVLVQNYVLGTDTSGREVIRMREAADGLPPGRVRISSPYDPDARWAAKGADLIWNGYKVHLTETCDPPAQHPAQHPPEETVGQRPNLIVSVTTTDASVPDSAMVEPIHATLAQRTLLPGEHLLDSGYPSVAAVLQTARRWDVTLVSPLRADQSRQARDGTGYDRTAFTLDFDARQARCPQGQTSTWWTPTRAQRGTEKIKIGFTADTCRPCPVRQQCTRSTLSHGIGRQLAVPPREVYQAQQAARAEQSTFDWRTRYAARAGIEGTIGQGLAVTNLRYARYRGLPKTRLQHVFSAVALNLIRLSAYWNGHPLDRTRTSHLTRLDLALAA; encoded by the coding sequence ATGTGTGTGCAGCCGCAGTCATGGCCGGAGCCGGCACCGGAGGTGGCCGCCGCGGTGCGAGCGGCCTATCGGCGGCGGGAGTCGCCGTTGCCGGTGACGATTCGGGATCGGCTCGGTGAGTTGTTCCCGGACCGAGAGTTCACCGAGGCGTTCGGCGTGCGCGGCCGGCCGGGGTGGTCACCGGGTCGGCTGGCGCTGATCACGGTGTTGCAGATGGCTGAGAACCTGACCGATCGGCAGGCCGCCGAGGCGGTGCGGGACAAGATCTCGTGGAAGTACGCGTTGGGGCTGGGGCTGGATGAGGAGGGGTTCGACGCCTCGGTGCTGGCGGAGTTCCGAGCCCGGGTGCTCGCGCACAACCTGGAGCAGCGCGTGTTGGAGTTGCTGCTGGAGGTGTTGAAGGCCGAGGGGCTGGTGACCCCCCGCGGGCGTCAGCGCACCGACTCCACGCACGTGATCTCGGCGGTGCGCGACCTCAACCGGCTGGAGCTGGCCGGGGAGAGCGTGCGCGCGGCCGTCGAGGCGCTGGCGGCGGCGGCACCGGGCTGGTTGGCCGGCGTCGTGGACGTCGCCGACTGGGCGCACCGCTACGGCGCCCGGGTCGACAGCTGGCGGCTGCCGGCCTCCAAGGCCAAGCGGGCCGACCTGGCCGGCGACTTCGGCCGGGATGCGCTGAGGCTGCTGCGCGCGGTGTACGCCGAGCAGGCACCGGGCTGGCTGCGCGAGCTGCCCGCCGTGGATGTGCTGCGCCGGGTGCTGGTGCAGAACTATGTGCTCGGCACCGACACCAGCGGGCGGGAGGTGATCAGGATGCGGGAGGCGGCCGACGGTCTCCCGCCGGGCAGAGTGCGGATCAGCTCGCCGTATGACCCTGACGCCCGATGGGCGGCCAAGGGCGCAGACCTGATCTGGAACGGCTACAAGGTGCACCTGACCGAGACCTGCGACCCGCCAGCCCAGCACCCGGCCCAGCACCCGCCCGAGGAGACGGTCGGGCAGCGGCCGAACCTCATCGTCTCGGTGACCACCACCGACGCGTCGGTGCCGGACTCGGCGATGGTCGAGCCGATCCATGCCACGCTCGCGCAGCGGACTCTGCTGCCCGGCGAGCATCTGCTCGATTCCGGTTATCCCTCGGTCGCAGCAGTGCTCCAGACCGCCCGCCGGTGGGACGTCACGCTGGTCAGTCCGCTGCGCGCCGACCAGTCCCGGCAGGCCCGCGACGGGACCGGCTACGACCGAACCGCGTTCACCCTCGACTTCGACGCCCGGCAGGCCCGCTGCCCCCAGGGTCAGACCAGCACCTGGTGGACCCCGACCCGCGCCCAGCGCGGCACCGAAAAGATCAAGATTGGATTCACCGCCGACACCTGCCGCCCCTGCCCGGTCCGACAGCAGTGCACCCGTTCGACGCTGTCCCACGGGATCGGCCGCCAGCTCGCCGTGCCACCCCGCGAGGTCTACCAGGCCCAGCAGGCCGCCCGAGCCGAACAGAGCACCTTCGACTGGCGAACCCGCTACGCCGCCCGAGCCGGCATCGAGGGCACCATCGGTCAAGGCCTGGCGGTCACCAACCTGCGCTACGCCCGCTACCGCGGCCTGCCCAAAACCAGGCTGCAACACGTGTTCTCCGCCGTCGCGCTCAATCTGATCCGCCTGAGCGCCTACTGGAACGGACACCCTCTGGACCGAACCCGCACCAGCCACCTGACCCGCCTCGACCTCGCCCTGGCCGCCTGA
- a CDS encoding type II toxin-antitoxin system PemK/MazF family toxin has product MSAPRRGELWVTDAGVPVLVVSSTVYNEIPSEPTVIVVPVFGTEPDTGFGVDLGEGWAAPGLITSLRKARLQRLLRHVDVQKLTDVNNMLFRILATPDR; this is encoded by the coding sequence TTGAGCGCTCCCCGGCGAGGCGAGCTCTGGGTCACCGACGCCGGGGTGCCCGTACTGGTCGTCTCCTCGACGGTCTACAACGAGATCCCCTCCGAGCCCACGGTCATCGTGGTGCCGGTGTTCGGCACCGAGCCGGATACCGGATTCGGTGTCGATCTCGGCGAGGGGTGGGCAGCGCCCGGGCTGATCACGAGTCTGCGCAAGGCGCGGCTCCAGCGCCTGCTTCGGCACGTCGACGTCCAGAAGCTGACGGACGTGAACAACATGCTCTTCCGGATCCTGGCCACCCCGGACCGCTGA